In the Azospirillum sp. TSA2s genome, GCATCTGCGCGGTCCGGACAGCGTTCATGTGACCTGGGGCTGATCACTTTCAGGGCTTCGCCGCCGCCGGCCGACCGGCGCGACCGTGCGAAAGACAGGATCGTGGCGATGACGCTGGCCGCCTTCGGGACGGTCCAGGCGCGCCATGCCTGAGAAAACCACCAAAGAAAGAGGCAAGGAGAGTTGGTTATGACGACCGATGTTGCTGCGCAGAAATCCACCCTTCGCGTGGTTGCCGATCGCGGCTCGTGCTGCGGCTATGGGGTGTGCGCGGAGATCTGCCCGGAGGTCTACAAGTTGGACGAGGCCGGCCTGATCGTTCTCGACAGCGATCTGGTGCCGCCCGGACTGGAGGAGAAGGCGAGGGAAGGGGCTGAATCCTGCCCGCAGGCCGCGCTGCGTCTCGAACTGATCGAGGTTTGACAGCACCGCCGCTTCTGACCGGGGACGCAAAGGCCGGGGCTGCAAGCGTCCCGTCCTTTGTTGCCCTTCCTTCGTTGGATGCCCCATTCCCGACCGAACGCAACCGAGGGCTGTTTCCAAGCCCCGGAAGGAGCCGTTCCATGGCCGCCACATCCCGTGCCGAACGCTGGAAACTGGCCTGTCTGGCAAGCCTCAGCCTGCCGCTGGCGATGCTCGGATTGCCGCTGGTCGTGACCCTGCCGGAATATTACAGCAACGCCTTGGGCCTCGACCTTGCCGGCGTCGGCATGATCGTCATGGCGGGCCGCATCTTCGACATCATCCTGGATCCGTTTCTCGGTGGCTTGATGGACCGCACGCGCTCGCGCTGGGGCCGGTTCAAGCCTTGGCTGTTCGTCGGCGCTCCCCTGTTGATTCTGTCCACGGCGATGCTGTTCTTCGCCCGGCCCGGGGTCGGGCTTCTCTATCTGGGCGTCTGGCTGTTCCTCGTGTATGTCGGCTGGTCGATCCTGTCCCTCGTGCAACTCGCCATGGCCGCCGGCCTGGGCAGCGGAGTCGCGGATCGTGCCCGGGTTTACGGGTCCTTGCAGGCCGCCTTCTTTCTCGGCATCACCCTGGTGCTGACGCTGCCGCTGTTCCTTGGCAAGAACCACGCGAACGACGCGGCGGCCACGGTGACGTCGATGGGCTGGCTGATCATCGGCGTCACCATCCCGGCAAGCGTCCTGGTCGCGACGCTGCTTCCCAACGGCTTGCCGCGGTCCGCGCCGCATTCCGGCATCCAGGCCATCGGGGCGGTGATCGGACGGAAGTCGGTCTTCCGGCTGGTCGCCGCCGACCTGCTGTTCGGGCTGGGCTTCGGGTTGGCATCGACGCTGATGATCTTCTATTTCACCGGCGTGAAGCACATC is a window encoding:
- a CDS encoding ferredoxin, with protein sequence MTTDVAAQKSTLRVVADRGSCCGYGVCAEICPEVYKLDEAGLIVLDSDLVPPGLEEKAREGAESCPQAALRLELIEV
- a CDS encoding MFS transporter, with product MAATSRAERWKLACLASLSLPLAMLGLPLVVTLPEYYSNALGLDLAGVGMIVMAGRIFDIILDPFLGGLMDRTRSRWGRFKPWLFVGAPLLILSTAMLFFARPGVGLLYLGVWLFLVYVGWSILSLVQLAMAAGLGSGVADRARVYGSLQAAFFLGITLVLTLPLFLGKNHANDAAATVTSMGWLIIGVTIPASVLVATLLPNGLPRSAPHSGIQAIGAVIGRKSVFRLVAADLLFGLGFGLASTLMIFYFTGVKHIDRSAIGLLLIGQMLTGIAATPLITRLARAVGKRVALSLCGVVAAAVCPFLLLLPEGDVTVAALAMAAWGVPYGGVVLLPRAMMADAADEVRLSTNADHTGMLFALLISSWKMGAALSVGLSFVALDLIGFRPALGTGNTAEALLGLKGLFAGLPAFLFLAGTLFAWANPLTEAAYLEIRGLLEARERAERTAASA